One stretch of Candidatus Nitrosotenuis cloacae DNA includes these proteins:
- a CDS encoding Lrp/AsnC family transcriptional regulator, with the protein MSGEAWSNLDKVDQKIIEILNTNARTPSKDIAVELRKSGHDVSDRTIRKRIERLEKSGIIKGYKAVLSDVAESNEHEAVFLKFKATKSLETLKESVREHVASLPYYLMIANMDSEWNMLAILKVERGLKNPSSKIIERFSEDIIDYRITKIDFKNVNIVNMALLLL; encoded by the coding sequence ATGAGTGGGGAAGCATGGTCGAACTTGGACAAAGTAGACCAAAAAATTATTGAGATACTGAACACCAATGCTCGCACTCCCTCAAAAGACATTGCCGTAGAATTAAGAAAGTCAGGCCACGACGTCTCAGATAGGACAATTCGAAAAAGAATCGAACGACTGGAAAAATCAGGAATCATCAAAGGCTACAAAGCAGTACTATCCGATGTTGCAGAATCCAATGAGCATGAGGCAGTATTCCTAAAATTCAAGGCAACAAAGTCACTAGAAACCCTAAAAGAGTCGGTCCGTGAACATGTGGCTTCTTTACCATATTATTTGATGATTGCAAACATGGACAGTGAATGGAATATGCTAGCCATTCTAAAAGTAGAGCGAGGCCTCAAAAACCCATCATCTAAAATCATAGAGCGATTTTCAGAGGACATAATTGATTACAGAATCACAAAGATTGATTTCAAAAATGTGAATATCGTAAATATGGCACTTTTACTTCTTTGA
- a CDS encoding response regulator, with protein sequence MATKKPDFDLALMHLRNNQNMAAYNMLTSIADSIKKSDPVKAALSLILASECKNRQNKDSSNEAIEAGKLFFAHAKKEKNYAAKSAFLCAAKCFLKAGKYDNAKDAFEKSKEHSLEETVSETRPIIIVDDSKAIVLKIEGYLNNLGHTNIHSYYTGNDGLAGCKKMLKSNPIILLDMSLPDTNGDIIANKILSEKPDAQIILITADEKTTKRVKDTISSGVLAFIQKPFTIKEIKDALATAESEFSLSKK encoded by the coding sequence ATGGCAACAAAAAAGCCTGACTTTGATTTGGCACTAATGCATCTTAGAAACAATCAGAACATGGCAGCATACAACATGCTAACCAGCATTGCCGATTCCATAAAAAAGTCTGACCCCGTCAAGGCGGCGTTGTCTTTGATTCTGGCATCCGAATGCAAAAACCGACAAAACAAAGATTCATCAAATGAAGCAATAGAGGCCGGCAAGCTTTTCTTTGCGCATGCAAAAAAAGAGAAAAACTATGCAGCCAAGTCGGCGTTTTTGTGCGCAGCAAAATGTTTTCTCAAGGCGGGAAAATATGACAACGCAAAGGATGCATTTGAGAAATCAAAAGAGCACTCATTAGAAGAAACCGTATCGGAAACGAGGCCAATCATAATAGTTGATGACTCCAAGGCAATCGTCCTAAAGATTGAGGGCTATCTGAATAATTTGGGCCACACAAACATCCACTCGTATTATACCGGAAATGATGGACTGGCAGGATGCAAAAAGATGCTCAAGTCAAATCCGATCATCCTGCTTGATATGAGTCTGCCTGACACAAACGGCGATATCATTGCAAACAAGATACTATCAGAAAAGCCAGATGCCCAAATCATCCTAATTACCGCAGATGAAAAGACAACAAAGCGCGTTAAGGACACTATTAGCTCAGGCGTTTTGGCCTTTATTCAAAAGCCATTTACCATAAAAGAGATCAAAGATGCGCTAGCTACTGCAGAATCTGAATTTTCTTTGTCAAAGAAGTAA
- a CDS encoding inorganic phosphate transporter has protein sequence MYELAIAAILAALFFDFINGFHDAANSIATVVGTRILKPLQAVSLAAAANFIGPFLFGVAVATTVGKGIINPDFVTIHIVIGALVGAIIWNLITWLWGFPSSSSHALIGGIIGAGIAGVGTHAILFDGLQKVAIGIVVSPVVGFIVAFGIATIIITAFAKRKPGKVNSVFGRLQLVSSTYFSLTHGANDGQKTMGIIALILLTEGITSSFEVPFYVIVMAAAAIGLGTFFGGWRIVKTMAVKITQLKPYQGFAAETGGATILAVLAHAGIPASTTHGISGSIMGAGSVRRLTAVRWGIGKRIVWAWIITIPASAGMAYAAMWLIKLFV, from the coding sequence ATGTACGAGCTTGCAATAGCCGCAATACTGGCAGCACTATTTTTTGATTTTATCAATGGTTTCCATGATGCGGCAAACTCTATTGCAACCGTAGTTGGAACCAGAATCCTAAAACCACTCCAGGCAGTAAGTCTTGCAGCCGCTGCAAATTTTATTGGGCCGTTTTTGTTTGGAGTCGCAGTGGCAACCACAGTTGGCAAGGGCATCATAAATCCTGACTTTGTCACAATCCATATCGTGATTGGTGCACTGGTTGGCGCAATCATCTGGAATCTAATCACCTGGCTATGGGGATTTCCCTCATCTAGCAGTCATGCTTTGATTGGCGGAATAATTGGTGCGGGAATTGCGGGGGTTGGCACACATGCCATCCTATTTGATGGGCTGCAAAAGGTCGCAATTGGCATAGTGGTCTCGCCAGTGGTTGGGTTTATTGTTGCATTCGGCATTGCAACCATAATAATTACAGCATTTGCAAAAAGAAAGCCTGGCAAAGTCAACTCTGTGTTTGGAAGACTACAACTGGTATCCTCTACGTATTTCTCACTGACTCATGGGGCAAACGATGGACAAAAGACAATGGGAATAATTGCATTGATCTTACTTACCGAGGGAATAACATCAAGCTTTGAGGTTCCATTCTATGTCATAGTGATGGCAGCAGCTGCAATAGGACTTGGAACCTTCTTTGGAGGATGGAGAATAGTAAAAACAATGGCAGTAAAAATCACCCAACTAAAGCCATACCAAGGATTTGCCGCAGAGACTGGAGGTGCAACAATTCTGGCAGTTTTGGCGCATGCAGGAATTCCTGCTAGCACCACACATGGAATCTCTGGCTCTATAATGGGTGCAGGCTCTGTTAGAAGACTCACTGCAGTTAGGTGGGGAATAGGAAAAAGAATTGTCTGGGCTTGGATAATCACAATTCCGGCAAGCGCTGGCATGGCATATGCTGCCATGTGGTTGATCAAACTTTTTGTCTGA
- a CDS encoding DUF47 domain-containing protein, with translation MGQWLSWVKSNEKEILTILDNLAIKAKETAEQLVNLLANMDKSSHYQEEIKKLEREADELTRSIFAELNKTFITPLDREDIQRIASKTDDVIDYIEGIAGRIKSYHVTSTPPYMLDIAKELLNAIKEVELLISRLKTVKVDKSLIDHCRKISDIEHNIDDLYRTAVGELFEKNDAITIIKLKDIYEAIESASDRCLDVADVIEDIVLKYT, from the coding sequence ATGGGTCAATGGCTATCATGGGTAAAATCAAATGAAAAGGAAATTCTCACAATTCTAGATAATTTAGCAATCAAAGCAAAAGAGACTGCCGAGCAGCTGGTAAATCTGCTGGCAAACATGGACAAGTCCTCGCATTACCAAGAAGAGATAAAAAAACTAGAGCGCGAAGCAGACGAGCTTACCCGTTCTATTTTTGCAGAGTTAAACAAGACATTCATTACTCCTTTGGACAGAGAGGACATTCAAAGAATCGCATCAAAGACAGATGATGTGATTGACTATATCGAAGGAATTGCAGGCAGGATCAAGAGCTATCATGTGACATCTACCCCACCATACATGCTAGATATAGCAAAAGAGCTGCTAAATGCAATTAAGGAAGTCGAGCTGTTGATCTCTAGACTCAAAACAGTCAAGGTGGATAAATCACTAATTGATCATTGCAGAAAAATTAGCGACATTGAGCACAACATCGATGATCTGTACAGAACAGCAGTTGGAGAATTGTTTGAGAAAAACGATGCAATCACCATAATAAAACTAAAGGACATCTATGAGGCAATAGAATCAGCATCAGATAGGTGTCTTGATGTTGCAGATGTAATTGAAGACATTGTTCTAAAATATACGTGA
- a CDS encoding P-II family nitrogen regulator, with the protein MKRIEAIIPSNRLNLIVAAIEEMGVSGITTIESKGRGKAARPSLRSSRGTSTQIAEYNSLITIITIVEDSRVDQIIGTILNVASTGSSGDGKIFISSVDDIIDIQTKKKDIV; encoded by the coding sequence ATGAAACGTATCGAGGCGATCATACCATCAAATCGTCTCAACCTAATAGTTGCGGCAATCGAGGAGATGGGTGTTAGTGGAATCACCACAATAGAATCAAAGGGTAGAGGAAAGGCAGCCCGTCCTTCACTTAGGAGCTCACGCGGGACCAGCACCCAGATTGCAGAATACAACAGTTTGATTACCATAATCACAATAGTTGAGGATTCTCGAGTTGATCAGATCATTGGTACAATCTTGAATGTGGCAAGCACTGGCTCTAGTGGGGATGGAAAAATATTCATCTCATCAGTTGATGATATAATAGATATCCAAACCAAGAAAAAAGACATCGTCTAG
- a CDS encoding P-II family nitrogen regulator, which translates to MKKIEAIIRSQNFVTLKDKLSKVGTFLIAKHEISNNDIFDSQKGSKIGSTNLKSIPLIKVELVVPDVDANKVIRIISQSSGIKPSDGGKIFVSEMTEIVDMQTLEGQKELEPTIPQTRRSRLVPLQKFTLTKVEEFYEQNKQSLQENYKIKSFSDFVNFCILEYLPTLQQKTKKSVYDLNPIKF; encoded by the coding sequence ATGAAGAAAATCGAGGCAATAATCCGCTCGCAAAACTTTGTCACACTAAAAGACAAACTCTCCAAGGTAGGCACATTTCTGATAGCAAAGCACGAAATCTCCAACAATGACATATTTGATAGCCAAAAAGGCTCAAAGATTGGAAGTACCAACCTAAAGAGCATCCCGTTAATTAAAGTCGAGCTTGTCGTCCCAGATGTGGATGCAAACAAGGTAATTCGAATAATCTCCCAATCTTCTGGGATCAAGCCATCAGATGGCGGCAAGATCTTTGTCTCCGAGATGACAGAAATTGTAGACATGCAAACACTGGAAGGACAAAAAGAACTAGAGCCCACCATCCCTCAAACAAGACGAAGCAGGCTGGTACCACTGCAAAAATTCACACTCACAAAGGTCGAAGAGTTCTATGAGCAAAACAAACAATCGCTCCAAGAAAACTACAAAATAAAGTCATTTAGCGACTTTGTTAATTTCTGCATTCTAGAATATCTGCCGACATTACAGCAGAAAACAAAAAAATCAGTCTACGATCTAAATCCAATAAAATTCTAG
- a CDS encoding alcohol dehydrogenase, with protein MKAARIMEPQKALEISDVPTPHPKDNEVLVKVKAVGVCHSDLHLWEGGYDTGDGFMKVTDRGVKFPVIPGHEIVGTVSEIGSSVQGIAVGDNVLVYPWIGCGNCVACRVGNDNLCDAPRSMGVFQNGGYAEYALVPHFKFLAKVTGIDLDGAASLACSGLTAYTAVKKSNATSQHNMVIFGAGGLGLMGVQIARAITNANIIIVDIDDAKLQAAKELGADHMVNSKDPDAVQKIMSLCNGKGADCVIDFVNAPPTVKMGLAVIRKRGIMTLVGLFGGSIDLSLVSIPLKAITIQGAYTGNYNDMIELLNLAKRGVINPIVSKRYSLSDANTALEDLKSRKILGRAIINP; from the coding sequence ATGAAAGCAGCCCGAATCATGGAACCACAAAAGGCACTGGAAATATCCGATGTTCCAACACCACACCCAAAAGACAACGAAGTACTAGTAAAGGTAAAGGCAGTGGGCGTTTGCCATTCTGATTTGCACCTCTGGGAAGGTGGATATGACACTGGTGATGGATTCATGAAGGTAACTGATAGGGGCGTAAAATTCCCAGTCATACCGGGGCATGAAATTGTAGGAACCGTATCAGAGATAGGCTCATCCGTTCAGGGAATCGCAGTTGGCGATAATGTCTTGGTTTATCCGTGGATTGGATGCGGAAACTGCGTTGCATGCCGCGTGGGAAATGACAATTTATGTGACGCGCCTCGCTCTATGGGTGTTTTTCAAAATGGTGGTTATGCGGAATATGCGCTGGTACCACACTTCAAGTTTTTAGCCAAAGTCACAGGAATTGATCTGGATGGCGCAGCCTCATTGGCATGCTCTGGTCTTACGGCATATACTGCAGTCAAAAAATCAAATGCCACCTCTCAGCACAACATGGTGATTTTTGGCGCAGGTGGATTGGGCTTGATGGGCGTCCAGATTGCAAGGGCAATCACAAACGCAAACATCATAATTGTTGATATTGATGATGCAAAACTTCAGGCTGCAAAGGAGCTTGGCGCAGACCACATGGTGAATTCCAAAGATCCCGACGCAGTCCAAAAAATCATGTCATTATGTAATGGCAAGGGTGCAGACTGTGTAATTGACTTTGTAAATGCACCACCAACGGTAAAGATGGGCCTTGCAGTGATTCGCAAGCGAGGAATAATGACACTGGTGGGTCTGTTTGGAGGCTCTATTGATTTGTCATTGGTATCAATTCCACTAAAGGCAATAACGATACAGGGCGCATACACTGGCAACTATAACGACATGATTGAGCTTTTGAATTTGGCAAAAAGAGGCGTGATTAATCCCATCGTATCAAAACGATACTCACTATCTGATGCAAACACTGCACTAGAGGACCTCAAGTCACGCAAAATTCTGGGACGCGCAATAATCAATCCGTAG
- a CDS encoding chromosome segregation protein ScpA translates to MSESQVDNIAQAPVNILFNPNTVIKKDVWEINIVQILEILIKILKKAGKKDLRVAGMAALSSSLIHRMKVERIFALQKAAMEKKPLNQRSDIDIQLLNIPYRHESTYPVTLEELMDLLENLIGTIANPRSRKGGQLRFEPVEVPDFKEYFVSLESIIGKYEELILRKLDVQGFGFLQAIIADLDSTDSIRCFFAILFLARDQKVDLEQVDEDIKITILRENLGA, encoded by the coding sequence TTGAGTGAAAGCCAAGTAGACAACATTGCTCAGGCACCAGTAAACATTTTGTTTAATCCCAACACGGTGATAAAAAAAGACGTCTGGGAGATTAACATCGTCCAGATTCTAGAGATACTAATCAAAATTCTCAAAAAGGCTGGCAAAAAAGACCTGCGAGTAGCAGGAATGGCTGCCCTTTCCTCCTCACTAATCCACAGAATGAAAGTAGAGCGAATATTTGCACTGCAAAAAGCGGCAATGGAAAAAAAGCCACTAAATCAAAGGTCAGACATCGACATTCAGTTACTGAACATTCCGTACCGCCACGAATCCACATATCCAGTTACATTAGAAGAGCTAATGGATCTACTGGAGAATCTAATCGGTACAATTGCAAACCCAAGATCACGCAAGGGCGGTCAGTTAAGATTTGAGCCAGTAGAGGTTCCGGACTTTAAGGAATATTTTGTATCACTTGAGAGCATAATTGGAAAATACGAGGAGTTGATCTTGCGCAAACTAGATGTGCAAGGATTTGGTTTTTTGCAGGCAATAATTGCAGACTTGGATTCGACTGATTCTATTAGGTGCTTTTTTGCCATCCTGTTTTTGGCTCGAGACCAAAAAGTCGACTTGGAGCAAGTAGATGAAGACATCAAAATCACCATACTGCGGGAGAACCTTGGGGCATGA
- the scpB gene encoding SMC-Scp complex subunit ScpB produces the protein MKVEDDNEATSRLEAALYSAGRPLSVEELIKASGTESRTKTLAIISAIEKKTKSAFRAIEIATLPDGSYVMQLKPEMNDTVRKFASRPILAKATLKTLSYIAYMQPISSKHLVETRGSGVYSHLKELEQLDFISHQNVGRLKIFTTTSKFQKYFGISGDTDILKQILFKKRKTTPSPQTITQQA, from the coding sequence ATGAAGGTAGAGGACGACAATGAGGCAACCTCAAGACTGGAGGCAGCACTATATTCTGCTGGCAGGCCGCTTAGTGTTGAGGAGCTAATCAAGGCATCAGGCACGGAATCCAGGACAAAGACGCTTGCCATCATATCAGCAATAGAAAAAAAGACAAAGTCAGCATTTAGGGCAATAGAGATAGCCACACTCCCAGACGGCTCATACGTGATGCAGCTAAAACCAGAGATGAACGATACTGTGCGCAAGTTCGCATCCCGCCCAATTCTTGCCAAGGCAACACTCAAGACATTATCATATATTGCATACATGCAGCCAATCTCCTCAAAACACCTAGTCGAAACAAGGGGAAGCGGTGTATACTCTCATCTCAAAGAACTAGAGCAACTTGACTTTATCTCTCACCAAAATGTCGGAAGGCTCAAAATATTCACCACCACTTCCAAGTTCCAGAAATATTTTGGAATCAGTGGAGACACGGACATTCTAAAACAAATCCTGTTCAAAAAGCGTAAAACCACACCATCACCGCAAACAATAACTCAGCAAGCCTGA
- a CDS encoding 30S ribosomal protein S8e, whose product MKLSVENLATSKITGGRRVPLKTRRKYDMDRFPNEAVSGPQVTVTRQVRANHTKTGLKTIDTVNLAIAGGKVKKTKILKVLENATNSDYQRRGVISKGAILETEDGKCRVVSRPGQQGQVNAILIK is encoded by the coding sequence GTGAAACTATCAGTTGAGAATCTTGCAACAAGCAAGATAACAGGCGGAAGACGAGTACCACTAAAGACCAGACGAAAATATGACATGGACCGATTTCCAAACGAGGCAGTAAGCGGCCCTCAAGTAACTGTAACAAGACAGGTTCGCGCAAACCACACAAAGACAGGCCTCAAAACAATTGATACTGTTAACCTTGCAATTGCTGGCGGCAAAGTAAAAAAGACAAAAATTCTCAAGGTTTTAGAAAACGCAACAAACAGCGACTATCAAAGACGCGGCGTAATATCAAAGGGCGCAATTTTAGAAACAGAAGACGGAAAATGCCGAGTTGTGTCAAGACCTGGACAGCAAGGCCAAGTAAATGCGATTTTGATAAAGTGA
- a CDS encoding signal recognition particle subunit SRP19/SEC65 family protein → MKDYEHVVIWLDYFNKNLTIRAGRRLPKEKCIFDPSLKELQDAATDAGLQIKESNDKARFPRRAFVRSGYISVPKTTPKGKILEKISAKMVSKRAKQSK, encoded by the coding sequence ATGAAAGATTACGAACATGTCGTAATCTGGCTGGATTATTTTAACAAAAACCTGACAATACGTGCAGGTAGACGACTGCCAAAGGAAAAGTGTATTTTTGATCCTTCGCTAAAAGAGCTGCAAGACGCTGCAACCGATGCTGGACTGCAAATAAAGGAATCAAACGACAAGGCAAGATTCCCTAGAAGAGCGTTTGTCAGATCAGGATACATCAGCGTACCAAAGACAACCCCCAAGGGAAAGATTCTGGAAAAAATTTCAGCCAAGATGGTTTCAAAAAGAGCAAAACAATCAAAATAA
- a CDS encoding H/ACA ribonucleoprotein complex subunit GAR1 has translation MQEVGEIIHLANSGRVIIRLRRPLEEGDYICDDSGRRIGRVTELIGPVAAPFASAISLTNNIKKYVGSNVYFLEEPVMKRNKSRRYRR, from the coding sequence TTGCAGGAGGTAGGGGAAATCATACACTTAGCCAATAGTGGCCGAGTCATTATACGACTCAGAAGACCACTAGAAGAAGGCGACTACATTTGTGACGACTCTGGCAGAAGAATTGGCAGAGTCACAGAACTAATTGGCCCTGTGGCAGCCCCATTTGCGTCTGCCATATCTCTGACAAACAACATCAAAAAGTATGTCGGGTCTAATGTGTACTTCCTTGAGGAACCTGTGATGAAGCGAAACAAATCAAGGAGATATAGAAGATGA
- a CDS encoding transcription initiation factor IIB, producing MNITELETCCPECKSSLVDDIHSGERICSMCGIVVMEQLADYGPESRSSSLEEKTKLTRASGQTTFSQHDLGIATEISISTKDFSGKTINYQVANQMHSLRKWQQRVRISSPRERRLANVLSMIGSTCQGLSLSSNVLETASMIYRNLDSKMEVKGKSVACIAAAVIYMACKQCDVVRSLDEICSGTGSNKDLKMRTKLSAKYYRMLVMELGSITAPVITMDKYISKISNLTSTDVRVERLALEIAEKTKDKNVADGKAPNGIAAAYLYIASILLGQNVLQRDVSSVAGVTEVTIRNRCKEILSGYKLNLTLRPSFAKN from the coding sequence ATGAACATAACAGAACTAGAAACATGCTGCCCAGAATGCAAATCATCTTTAGTAGATGACATTCACAGTGGCGAGCGAATCTGTTCCATGTGCGGAATTGTCGTCATGGAACAGCTGGCAGACTATGGCCCAGAATCAAGAAGCTCAAGCCTTGAAGAAAAAACAAAGCTCACGCGCGCAAGCGGTCAGACAACTTTTTCACAACACGACCTTGGTATCGCAACAGAGATATCCATTTCCACAAAGGACTTTTCTGGAAAAACAATCAACTACCAAGTTGCAAATCAGATGCACAGCCTTCGAAAGTGGCAGCAACGAGTACGGATCTCATCCCCAAGGGAGAGAAGACTTGCAAATGTGCTATCCATGATAGGAAGCACATGTCAAGGACTGTCACTCTCAAGTAATGTCTTGGAGACTGCATCAATGATTTATCGCAATCTGGATTCCAAGATGGAAGTCAAAGGAAAATCTGTTGCATGTATTGCAGCTGCCGTAATTTACATGGCATGTAAGCAATGCGATGTCGTCAGATCTCTGGACGAGATCTGCAGTGGAACTGGCTCAAACAAGGACCTCAAGATGAGGACCAAGTTGTCGGCAAAATACTACCGCATGCTAGTCATGGAGCTAGGCTCTATCACAGCACCAGTCATAACCATGGACAAGTACATCTCCAAAATCTCGAATCTGACCAGCACGGATGTTCGAGTGGAGAGACTTGCTTTGGAAATAGCTGAAAAGACAAAAGACAAAAACGTAGCAGACGGCAAGGCTCCAAACGGAATTGCCGCAGCTTATCTGTATATTGCATCCATACTATTGGGGCAAAATGTCTTGCAGCGAGACGTATCTAGTGTGGCCGGAGTAACCGAGGTCACCATTAGAAACAGGTGCAAAGAGATTCTTTCAGGATACAAGCTAAACCTGACACTAAGACCAAGTTTTGCCAAAAACTAA
- the sufC gene encoding Fe-S cluster assembly ATPase SufC, whose product MAVLEIKDLHVQREGKQILKGVNLKTGPGEVHAIMGPNGSGKSTLAYTLLGHPKYEVTQGKIIFDGEDVTEASTDERAKKGLFLGFQYPTEVSGVGYSHFLRTSYNALSKSLQSSNREVFITVREFQNYLKKNLQTVGLRDDFLGRYLNEGFSGGEKKRSEVLQMAVLKPKVSILDEPDSGLDIDAVQAVAKAINDVSTPDATIIVITHYARILNFLKKLDYVHVFAHGKVLKSGNASLAQELEQKGYDWIVNA is encoded by the coding sequence ATGGCAGTCCTAGAAATCAAAGACTTGCACGTACAAAGAGAGGGAAAGCAGATTCTCAAGGGAGTCAACCTCAAGACAGGCCCAGGTGAGGTCCATGCCATCATGGGCCCAAACGGATCAGGCAAGTCCACACTAGCATACACCCTACTAGGACATCCAAAATATGAGGTGACTCAGGGAAAAATTATCTTTGATGGAGAGGATGTTACCGAAGCATCAACTGATGAGCGGGCAAAAAAAGGACTCTTCCTTGGATTCCAGTACCCAACAGAAGTTTCTGGCGTAGGTTATTCTCATTTTCTTAGAACATCATACAATGCTTTATCCAAATCATTGCAAAGCAGCAACAGAGAAGTGTTCATCACAGTAAGAGAATTTCAAAATTATCTAAAGAAAAATCTGCAGACAGTCGGGCTGCGAGATGACTTTTTGGGTCGATACCTAAATGAGGGATTTTCTGGCGGTGAGAAGAAACGCTCCGAAGTACTACAGATGGCAGTGTTAAAGCCAAAGGTCTCAATACTAGACGAGCCAGACTCGGGCCTTGACATTGATGCAGTACAGGCAGTGGCAAAGGCAATCAATGATGTTTCCACTCCAGATGCAACTATCATAGTGATTACGCATTATGCAAGAATTCTGAACTTTCTCAAAAAGCTGGATTATGTGCATGTGTTTGCACATGGCAAGGTGCTCAAGTCAGGCAATGCAAGCCTTGCACAAGAACTAGAACAGAAAGGCTATGACTGGATCGTCAATGCATAG
- a CDS encoding DUF167 domain-containing protein yields MQYHILVEFHRDFVFVDGNQITVGVKSKPVGGEANYEIIKKLAKHFGVSSANVIIKSGHKSSKKIIEII; encoded by the coding sequence TTGCAGTATCATATTCTAGTAGAATTTCATAGGGATTTTGTTTTTGTGGATGGAAATCAGATCACAGTTGGTGTAAAATCAAAGCCGGTTGGAGGTGAGGCAAACTATGAAATCATCAAAAAGCTGGCAAAACACTTTGGTGTTTCTTCTGCGAATGTAATTATAAAATCTGGTCACAAATCAAGCAAGAAAATCATTGAAATCATCTAA
- a CDS encoding tetratricopeptide repeat protein: MADCTILAYIGNPIDVIKKLHSDKQWDEIVSFCQKMLDSDPKDMVALQNMATAFLNLGKFDQVLSCCDAVLDLNEFDEYALKNKILALERLGRHDQIIPYCDKLLIKNPTHTWALNSKGLACNEVGKHTDALNYYSMALRVEPNNITSLLNKALTLSFLGKYDESISYYDDVQKQEKLSDAASAKSEAYQRLGKEDEAFLAAQGMLVSDIIRYVSEAKAKKMKIFDYYCMVEYEDLERREKEHQQKLNSRLR; this comes from the coding sequence TTGGCTGATTGTACCATATTGGCGTATATTGGAAATCCGATCGATGTAATCAAAAAACTTCATTCCGATAAGCAATGGGATGAGATCGTGTCGTTTTGTCAAAAGATGCTTGACTCTGATCCAAAAGATATGGTTGCTTTGCAAAACATGGCAACTGCATTTTTGAATCTGGGCAAATTTGATCAAGTATTGTCGTGCTGTGACGCAGTGCTTGACTTAAACGAGTTTGACGAGTATGCACTCAAAAACAAAATTCTGGCACTGGAAAGACTTGGAAGGCATGATCAGATAATTCCGTATTGTGATAAACTGCTGATAAAAAACCCAACACACACTTGGGCCCTAAACAGCAAAGGCCTGGCCTGCAACGAGGTGGGAAAACACACTGATGCCCTAAACTATTACTCCATGGCACTAAGAGTGGAGCCAAACAACATCACATCGCTTCTCAACAAGGCCCTGACACTTTCGTTTTTGGGAAAATATGATGAATCCATATCATACTATGATGATGTACAAAAACAAGAAAAGCTAAGTGATGCGGCATCTGCAAAATCCGAAGCATATCAAAGACTCGGAAAAGAAGATGAGGCATTTTTAGCAGCCCAAGGAATGCTGGTATCGGACATTATACGATATGTGTCAGAGGCCAAAGCAAAAAAGATGAAAATTTTTGATTATTACTGCATGGTGGAATATGAGGACTTGGAGCGACGAGAAAAGGAACACCAGCAAAAACTGAATTCTAGGCTTAGATGA